The following is a genomic window from Dioscorea cayenensis subsp. rotundata cultivar TDr96_F1 chromosome 10, TDr96_F1_v2_PseudoChromosome.rev07_lg8_w22 25.fasta, whole genome shotgun sequence.
actatattcattatatagtaataaaaaacaaatggtAAACTATACTGTTGACAGATATGATTGGAGGAATCTCAGAATGTTTTGCAACTCACATGCTTTGCACtattcatttgtttttcaaCTTGGTTATGGATATGGAATTCAACAACAAAGATGCCTGATTTTAAGAAAAGCACAAGTCATACCACTGTAACTCTAATTTATTCTCGTTTGTATTTTCTGCAGTAATGCTGATAATGGAAAAGAAAAGCTATACAAATTCTGGGCTTAAATGAAGGGGAATGCCGATTGTCCCGTTGGCAAAGTAAGTTCAGTGCTCTGAATTTTTCTTGGCTTTGTATACAAAAATGTCTCTATACTTTGCATGATAGTGAAGTATTAAAACATCAAGATTAAgtgaaattaagtttttttgtttcGTTGAAACTAAGAAATCATGTCAGTGAAGCTGATGTTGCAGATGACTATAATGTCATTCAGAATTAGAGACAGAATTTGATTGCTTTGATAGCAACTCTTTTAAGACAATCCATCCACCACACTGTTTTGACAATAGGATGTGATGCAGGGGCAGAAAATCGACATAATTCTCACTGATTATTGTATGCCTGAAATGACTGGCTATGACCTCCTTAAGGCAGTAAAGgtgattattattttcaaaaatatttccgACAAGGTATACTCATTAAGATGCATTTAGCTTTATTCATTCGTCTGAATTTCAGGAGAATGACTGCCCGAGATCGATTCCAGTTGTGATCATGTCATCGGAAAATGACCCACAAAGAATCAAGAGGTTCGAAACTCTTCATATCACAACTAATGCCTTTATTGACTAATTTTGTTCTTCACATTTTGTATACTAATCAATTAACAGATGTCTAGCGGTTGGTGCCGAGGACTTCTTCTTGAAGCCTTTAAAAGCTCAGGATGCGCAAAAGTTGAAACAGTATGCAACATTGACAGGACCAACACCGAAAGCGGGCACGAAGAGGAAGCTACTGGTCGACATGATAACTGATACAAAAGACTCAGCGAGACGGCCTCGTCTTGCAGGAGTTGCAGTGGGATGATGACAATTACTGCATGTTTTTTTATGGCATCTACCTTGATTTAGGATATGGAGGAAGAAGCTCAgtgtctttttaattaaatgctatatatatatatatatatatttggtgctATAGCAAGGGTTTTACTTCCTCCATTCTTATGTTATGCAATGGCCtttgttgttggtgttgttgttgttatggcTGTCTCTTTCAGTAGAAAGATCTTTGTGAATATTCGAATTCCAAATGGCTTCTCTCTCCATGGTCAGGGTTTTGTTTTTAGTAGTGCATATGCAACAACAACACTCAGAAGGCTGCTTTCAtgacataaaaagaaaaggttgACAGAGTATAACAAaatgtttataataataataataatatttaaaactaattGATATCTGAAGTGAAAAGGTCATGGTTTGAATCCCAGCTAACAATATGATTTGTTCagcatttatatataattaattatttttatatttttaattaaaaaatatttgtttttcaagtgtttggtttgtgagtaaaatgaatataaataaaataataatgagttgtattttatattttgatggaaTTATTCTATTATAAAATTCTTGTGAGAGCAATAACTTCCATTATCACAAGACAAATGAACATagcttttgaattatttgtacTTGCGTTAGAGTGCGGTTGGTGgctattttctatttgtttttgtttttattttgagtggtttttggattttgattcaattgTTGATGAAACAAATCCATAGATAACATGGAGTATTTATCTATAGACgtccgatatatatatatatatatatatatgtatatattattaatattcttccgtagtaatgttatttttacaaataaaatttataaaaatctcattatatatatatatatatatatatatattcactcaCATATATTCCCCAAATTTGTGCTATTGCCAGAATAAAATGAAAGCGCTAAAACACTTGATTACACAACACCAAATTTACATggaaaaaatacttttaatatgaaagaaaaaggaCCACAAAAGATAAATACACTCAACTTAGGTTTAGTACAAAACACTTCCTtcaaagaataaattaatagtCTACTGTCGTGCAGA
Proteins encoded in this region:
- the LOC120270803 gene encoding two-component response regulator ORR2-like, which gives rise to MPEMTGYDLLKAVKENDCPRSIPVVIMSSENDPQRIKRCLAVGAEDFFLKPLKAQDAQKLKQYATLTGPTPKAGTKRKLLVDMITDTKDSARRPRLAGVAVG